A region from the Falco cherrug isolate bFalChe1 chromosome 17, bFalChe1.pri, whole genome shotgun sequence genome encodes:
- the ARHGAP32 gene encoding rho GTPase-activating protein 32 isoform X3, which yields MKSRPTKQKLKQRGILKERVFGCDLGEHLLNSGHDVPQVLKSCTEFIEKHGIVDGIYRLSGIASNIQKLRHEFDSEQIPDLTKDIYIQDIHCVGSLCKLYFRELPNPLLTYQLYEKFSDAVSAATDEERLVKIHDVIQQLPPPHYRTLEFLMRHLARLADYCSITNMHTKNLAIVWAPNLLRSKQIESACFSGTAAFMEVRIQSVVVEFILNHVDVLFSSKLSSVIRDGAGHSSLSRPKSLLVSSPSTKLLTLEEAQARTQAQINSPIVADSKYIEVGEGPAALQGKFHTVIDFPSERKRPPSKMKKSPVGSWRSFFNLGKSSSVSKRKLQRNPSEPSEMKAIALAGGRGDSGTLRSAKSEESLTSLHAVDGESKLFRPRRPRSSSDALSASFNGELLGNMNRCNSYDNLPHDNDSDGDEGLIHVPALISPRSAEDVDLSPPDIGVASLDFDPMSFQCSPPQAESECLDSSTSLLESVGINKEKPSLLKKDLESGSQSQTPGSATSSEPVSPFQEKMSPFFTLDLSPTEEKACKPHAFSPKMGRKPIKSPPLTMSEPVSFALPSHMSEAIGGVPITSRNSSASNWSKGVGTTEIPNRSPTQMSLPLKNSETGAGEGAHQELQHAQLVAAGKPELPEEGERPMSSSQNKTVPTGHTQPGAVALDSPQDPVPVSSVSLIPPPPPKNAARMLALALAESAQQASAQSQKRPGDAHSESTNYGETEAGTALEKLHLSAGAPDKLHLYTGLPESRLHFQTGAPVEQDFQGSSTPGEQNHPPGAPGNQDPPPLHTGMPGDMPGSRDAEQEQSSFHPGKLGDKDHFPSHAGDWEHPPHPTPGALPDWEPPTTDLSVDKPHLRACMAGDRHHIPVCTADDKLQSPPAVTAGEKSTPASMPYLTTIPTTAAEPSHGPAGPATTQADVAVTAAQRPPATSQPAPAQRQDHQSAMGQVPAASAKASSSSSQVWGTTAPEKPPEPTPGFVSESSSTTRCSSSVPAGHQSHLEKPRETTRAPPLHLRSESVPTHSSYSFTPPVPPVRTLESKIAAAMHSNNTDAVNNSNYHTFLSSSMLASSVEEALLPPPPPPPPKHASLQSVYVPHPKPESIPEPPGPDGYLHHKPASIHQYRPESVPPHISYHGKPDQHQAFPPRSETPTSAGTRYNTYTNQGKSTSALHSKPRSRTEFVSSVSPTGLRNTSYAEDAPPYPTIRRVQSLHVPTPAASAIRSVPISRTEVPPDDEPVYCPRPLYQYKPYQPHSDYHVTQLQPYFENGRVHYRYSPYSSSSGSSYYTTADGSFYDLDPYSTVRVRPFHPLPSRDFASYASRLQSKGLYRYPSLSAYPRGGLIGHLAGKEHSFVSRDVPPAPDIKHMYVSWDLEDMEKYRMQSIRRESRTRQKVKGPVMSQYDNVAPLLQEELGGLDVIHLRSKSDPGKTGLLTVAEGKEGRYPAKAATPEGDERYYMQHPEAELDRAHYHGAYGNGQSEKPSLPQKQSSVRNRKMHEPGCNASEHRPHLQQEASHRQPSESKNGPPYPDYRPKGGPEPSEPIGYQHSGSKYIPANQETLRLNHKEVRLAEDRPDLERSRARPSTSVEKHSRDCYKEEEHATSPMAPPPKPERSHSLRMQHPETMERDSALLYPYQTLGKRQSTMTVVSQYDNLEDYHTMPQHQRGGYVGGGGFVPPSFTHVHSRTYATALGQGAFLPTELCLQRPETEVHVE from the exons TCCCCCAGGTCCTCAAGAGCTGCACTGAATTCATTGAGAAACATGGCATTGTGGATGGAATATATCGTCTGTCTGGGATTGCGTCCAACATCCAGAAACTACG CCACGAGTTTGACTCCGAGCAGATTCCTGACTTGACAAAGGATATTTACATCCAAGACATTCACTGCGTGGGCTCCCTCTGCAAACTGTACTTCCGTGAACTCCCGAACCCTCTGCTGACCTATCAACTCTACGAGAAGTTCTCA gatgctgtttctgctgctacAGACGAAGAACGGCTGGTTAAAATCCATGATGTCATccagcagctgccccctccccactaCAG GACACTGGAGTTCCTAATGAGACACTTAGCTCGTCTGGCTGATTACTGCTCCATCACAAATATGCACACTAAAAACTTAGCAATCGTCTGGGCTCCAAACCTCCTAAg ATCAAAGCAGATAGAGTCTGCCTGCTTCAGCGGAACAGCTGCCTTCATGGAGGTGCGAATCCAGTCAGTAGTTGTGGAATTCATCTTGAACCACGTGGACGTCCTCTTCAGTTCCAAACTCAGCTCAGTCATACGTGATGGAGCAG GGCACAGTTCTTTATCACGGCCCAAGTCTCTGCTGGTGTCCTCTCCTTCCACAAAGCTGCTCACGCTGGAGGAGGCGCAGGCACGGACACAAGCCCAGATCAACTCTCCCATCGTGGCAGACAGCAAATACATAGAAGTGGGAGAAGGCCCTGCAGCTTTACAGGGGAAATTCCACACGGTCATAGACTTCCCATCTGAAAG AAAAAGACCGCCCAGCAAGATGAAGAAATCACCAGTTGGCAGTTGGCGTTCCTTCTTCAACCTGGGAAAGTCATCATCCGTGTCCAAACGCAAACTACAGCGCAATCCCAGTGAGCCCTCAGAAATGAAAGCCATAGCCCTGGCAG GTGGACGAGGAGACAGTGGGACTCTTCGCTCAGCTAAAAGCGAAGAATCGCTTACCTCTCTGCATGCTGTTGATG GGGAGTCTAAACTGTTTCGACCCAGAAGACCTAGGTCCAGTAGTGATGCGTTGTCTGCTTCCTTCAACGGAGAGCTCTTAGGAAACATGAACCGCTGCAATTCTTACGACAACCTTCCCCACGACAATGACAGTGATGGGGACGAGGGGCTCATTCACGTTCCTGCCCTGATTTCTCCTCGGTCTGCTGAAGATGTTGACCTGAGCCCACCGGATATCGGAGTCGCCAGCCTGGATTTTGACCCAATGTCTTTCCAGTGCAGCCCTCCCCAAGCAGAGTCCGAGTGCCTGGACAGCAGTACCTCCCTGCTGGAGTCAGTTGGCATAAATAAGGAGAAGCCAAGCCTGCTAAAGAAGGATTTAGAATCAggcagccagtcccagaccCCAGGCAGTGCCACGAGCTCTGAGCCAGTCTCCCCTTTCCAAGAGAAGATGAGTCCCTTCTTTACTCTGGACCTGAGCCCAACCGAGGAGAAGGCCTGCAAACCCCACGCCTTCTCACCCAAGATGGGGCGAAAGCCCATCAAGTCGCCGCCGCTGACTATGTCGGAACCCGTCTCCTTCGCACTGCCCAGCCACATGTCGGAAGCGATTGGAGGAGTGCCCATCACATCCCGAAACTCCTCTGCTTCCAACTGGAGCAAAGGGGTTGGCACCACTGAAATCCCAAACAGGTCCCCCACCCAGATGTCCTTGCCCctgaaaaacagtgaaacaggagcaggggaaggagccCACCAAGAGCTACAGCATGCCCAGCTAGTGGCTGCTGGCAAACCAGAGTTGCCAGAAGAAGGGGAGAGACCAATGTCAAGCAGTCAGAATAAGACTGTACCCACTGGACACACACAGCCAG GAGCAGTTGCCCTCGACTCCCCCCAGGATCCTGTTCCCGTCAGTTCTGTGTCTCTtatccctcctcctcctccgaaAAATGCAGCGCGCATGCTAGCCCTAGCGTTAGCCGAGTCCGCACAGCAAGCATCCGCTCAGTCTCAGAAAAGGCCAGGAGATGCTCATTCTGAAAGCACAAATTATGGAGAGACTGAAGCTGGCACAGCTCTAGAAAAGCTCCATCTCTCTGCTGGTGCTCCAGACAAGCTCCACCTGTACACTGGTCTGCCCGAGAGCCGACTCCACTTCCAGACCGGTGCACCAGTAGAGCAGGATTTCCAAGGTAGCAGCACACCTGGGGAGCAGAACCACCCACCAGGTGCACCTGGAAACCAGGACCCCCCACCTCTCCACACTGGCATGCCTGGGGACATGCCTGGTAGCAGagatgcagagcaggagcagtcCAGCTTCCATCCTGGTAAACTGGGGGACAAAGATCACTTCCCCTCCCATGCCGGGGACTGGGAGCACCCCCCCCACCCTACTCCAGGTGCACTGCCTGACTGGGAACCACCCACAACAGACCTGTCTGTAGATAAGCCCCACCTCCGTGCATGCatggctggggacaggcaccACATCCCTGTCTGCACAGCTGATGACAAACTTCAGTCTCCTCCTGCCGTAACCGCTGGGGAGAAAAGCACCCCGGCCTCAATGCCGTATTTAACAACCATCCCGACAACAGCAGCCGAGCCGAGCCACGGGCCGGCGGGCCCAGCCACGACGCAGGCCGACGTCGCCGTCACAGCCGCGCAGCGCCCACCCGCCAccagccagcctgccccagcGCAGAGGCAGGATCACCAGTCAGCAATGGGACAGGTGCCAGCGGCCTCCGCCAAAGCATCGAGTAGTTCCAGTCAG GTATGGGGCACAACCGCACCTGAAAAGCCACCTGAGCCCACGCCTGGTTTTgtctcagaaagcagttctACCACCCGCTGCTCTTCTTCTGTGCCCGCGGGCCACCAGAGCCATTTGGAGAAGCCTCGGGAGACCACGAGGGCTCCCCCACTGCACCTGCGGTCCGAGTCTGTCCCTACTCACTCCTCCTACAGCTTTACACCCCCTGTCCCACCTGTGAGAACACTGGAGAGCAAAATTGCTGCCGCCATGCACTCAAACAACACGGATGCTGTCAACAACTCCAATTATCACACCTTCCTGTCCTCCTCCATGCTGGCCTCCTCCGTGGAGGAagccctgctgccaccaccaccgccTCCCCCACCCAAGCACGCTTCCCTGCAGTCTGTGTACGTGCCGCACCCCAAGCCAGAGAGCATCCCTGAGCCCCCTGGGCCGGACGGCTACCTGCATCACAAGCCGGCTTCCATCCATCAGTACAGGCCTGAGAGCGTTCCTCCTCACATCTCCTACCATGGCAAGCCCGACCAGCACCAAGCCTTCCCTCCTCGGTCAGAGACACCCACTTCTGCGGGCACCCGCTACAACACCTACACGAACCAAGGGAAGAGCACCTCGGCTCTCCACTCCAAGCCTCGCAGCCGGACAGAGTTTGTGTCCTCCGTGAGCCCAACGGGCCTGCGTAACACCAGCTATGCCGAGGACGCTCCACCCTACCCCACTATCCGAAGGGTTCAGTCGCTGCACGTCCCCACCCCCGCCGCCTCCGCTATCCGCTCCGTTCCCATTTCACGGACCGAGGTACCTCCAGACGATGAGCCGGTGTACTGCCCGCGGCCCCTCTACCAGTACAAGCCATATCAGCCCCACTCCGACTACCACGTAACTCAGCTGCAGCCTTACTTTGAGAACGGGCGGGTACATTACCGCTACAGTCCTTACTCCAGCTCTTCTGGCTCCTCTTACTACACCACTGCCGATGGGAGCTTTTATGACCTGGACCCCTACAGCACCGTGCGGGTCAGGCCCTtccaccccctgcccagccgAGACTTTGCATCCTACGCCTCGCGGCTGCAGAGCAAAGGCCTGTACCGCTACCCCAGCTTGTCCGCCTACCCTCGGGGTGGCCTCATCGGCCACCTCGCAGGCAAAGAGCACAGCTTCGTCAGCAGAGACGTGCCTCCTGCACCGGACATCAAGCACATGTATGTGTCGTGGGACCTCGAGGACATGGAGAAGTACCGCATGCAGTCTATTCGCCGGGAGAGCCGCACGCGCCAGAAAGTGAAAGGGCCAGTGATGTCCCAGTACGATAACGTGGccccactgctgcaggaggaacTGGGAGGACTGGATGTAATTCACTTGCGCAGCAAATCAGATCCTGGGAAAACTGGCCTCCTCACCgtggcagaagggaaggaggggaggtaCCCAGCCAAAGCAGCTACACCCGAGGGGGACGAGCGTTACTACATGCAGCACCCTGAGGCAGAGCTGGACAGAGCCCACTACCACGGCGCCTACGGGAACGGGCAGTCGGAGAAGCCGTCCCTCCCCCAGAAGCAGAGCAGCGTCCGGAACAGGAAGATGCACGAGCCCGGCTGCAACGCGAGCGAACACAGGCCGCACTTGCAGCAGGAAGCAAGCCATAGGCAGCCTTCCGAATCCAAAAACGGGCCCCCTTATCCCGACTACAGGCCCAAAGGTGGCCCAGAGCCCTCGGAGCCCATCGGTTACCAACACTCGGGCAGCAAGTACATCCCGGCGAACCAGGAGACCCTGAGACTGAACCACAAGGAGGTGAGGCTGGCGGAGGACAGGCCAGACTTGGAGAGGTCTCGAGCCAGACCGAGCACATCCGTGGAGAAACACTCCAGAGACTGCTATAAGGAAGAGGAGCACGCCACCTCGCCCATGGCACCGCCGCCCAAGCCCGAACGGAGCCACAGCCTCAGAATGCAGCACCCCGAAACCATGGAGAGGGACTCTGCCCTCCTCTACCCATACCAAACCCTGGGGAAACGCCAAAGCACTATGACTGTGGTGTCCCAGTACGATAATTTGGAGGATTACCATACCATGCCTCAGCACCAAAGAGGGGGCTATGTTGGAGGAGGGGGGTTTGTGCCCCCCAGTTTTACCCATGTGCACAGTAGAACTTATGCCACGGCCCTTGGCCAGGGAGCCTTCCTCCCGACGgagctgtgtttgcagaggCCTGAAACAGAGGTCCATGTTGAGTGA